A genome region from Streptomyces antimycoticus includes the following:
- the mqnE gene encoding aminofutalosine synthase MqnE — MTGTTHDAGFKRELEEKVRAGERLSREDGIALYESDDLAWLGGLAHEVRTRKNGDVVHFNVNRHLNMTNVCTASCAYCSFQRKPGEKDAYTMRIEEAVRLAKAMENENLTELHIVNGLHPTLPWRYYPRSLKALKEALPQVSLKAFTATEIHHFEKISGMPASEILDELIDAGLESLTGGGAEIFDWEIRQHIVDHETHWEDWSRIHRLAHEKGLKTPCTMLYGHIEEPRHRVDHVLRLRELQDETGGFQVFIPLRYQHDFVDMKDGKIRNRLQARTTMATGAEALKTFAVSRLLFDNVPHVKVFWVMHGVQTAQLALNHGADDMDGSVVEYKITHDADAYGTPNKLTRDDLLDLIRDAGFRPVERNTRYEIIREFEGPDADRRESPQPMRV, encoded by the coding sequence GTGACGGGGACCACACACGACGCGGGTTTCAAGCGGGAGTTGGAAGAGAAGGTCCGCGCGGGCGAGCGGCTCTCGCGGGAGGACGGCATCGCCCTCTACGAGTCCGACGACCTGGCCTGGCTGGGCGGTCTCGCCCATGAGGTGCGCACCCGTAAGAACGGCGACGTCGTGCACTTCAACGTCAATCGCCACCTCAACATGACGAACGTGTGCACCGCGTCCTGCGCGTACTGCTCCTTCCAGCGCAAGCCCGGCGAGAAGGACGCCTACACGATGCGCATCGAGGAGGCCGTCCGCCTCGCCAAGGCGATGGAGAACGAGAACCTCACCGAGCTCCACATCGTCAACGGCCTGCACCCGACCCTGCCCTGGCGCTACTACCCGCGCTCGCTCAAGGCGCTCAAGGAAGCCCTGCCGCAGGTCTCGCTGAAGGCGTTCACCGCGACCGAGATCCACCACTTCGAGAAGATCTCCGGCATGCCGGCCTCGGAGATCCTCGACGAGCTGATCGACGCCGGACTGGAGTCGCTCACCGGCGGCGGCGCCGAGATCTTCGACTGGGAGATCCGGCAGCACATCGTCGACCACGAAACCCACTGGGAGGACTGGTCGCGCATCCACCGGCTCGCGCACGAGAAGGGGCTCAAGACCCCCTGCACCATGCTCTACGGGCATATCGAGGAGCCCCGCCACCGGGTGGACCACGTGCTGCGCCTGCGTGAGCTCCAGGACGAGACCGGCGGCTTCCAGGTCTTCATCCCGCTGCGCTACCAGCACGACTTCGTGGACATGAAGGACGGCAAGATCCGCAACCGCCTTCAGGCCCGCACCACCATGGCGACCGGCGCCGAGGCGCTGAAGACCTTCGCGGTCTCCCGGCTGCTGTTCGACAACGTGCCGCACGTCAAGGTCTTCTGGGTGATGCACGGCGTGCAGACCGCACAGCTCGCGCTCAACCACGGCGCGGACGACATGGACGGCTCGGTCGTCGAGTACAAGATCACGCACGACGCCGACGCCTACGGGACGCCCAACAAGCTCACCCGTGACGACCTGCTCGACCTGATCCGGGACGCCGGCTTCCGGCCGGTGGAGCGGAACACCCGCTACGAGATCATCCGCGAGTTCGAGGGCCCGGACGCGGACCGCCGCGAGTCCCCGCAGCCGATGCGGGTGTGA
- a CDS encoding GNAT family N-acetyltransferase, with amino-acid sequence MSLRFELDPEVTPELLDSVCSLWADVSNADGAVGFVPPVTEDDIRPELLKHLAAMTEGRTRLLIGRDEDGTVAATAFFTFNVHRLMRHWCWLYTVMVHPSHQGKGYGRALMAAAEDAARDMDGIRGIRLTCRGGTGADRFYEACGYKEVGRVPGAIKVADDDFRDDVTMWLPLN; translated from the coding sequence ATGTCCCTGCGCTTTGAACTCGACCCCGAGGTCACCCCCGAGCTGCTCGACTCCGTCTGTTCCCTCTGGGCCGACGTATCGAACGCGGACGGCGCCGTCGGCTTCGTACCGCCCGTGACCGAGGACGACATACGCCCCGAGCTGCTCAAGCACCTCGCCGCGATGACGGAGGGCCGGACCCGCCTGCTCATCGGCCGCGACGAGGACGGCACCGTGGCCGCCACCGCGTTCTTCACCTTCAACGTCCACCGGCTGATGCGCCACTGGTGCTGGCTCTACACCGTGATGGTGCACCCCTCCCACCAGGGCAAGGGGTATGGTCGCGCCCTTATGGCCGCCGCCGAGGACGCCGCGCGCGATATGGACGGCATCCGGGGGATACGGCTCACCTGCCGCGGTGGCACCGGGGCGGACCGCTTCTACGAGGCGTGCGGCTACAAGGAGGTCGGGCGGGTGCCCGGCGCGATCAAGGTCGCGGACGACGACTTCCGGGACGACGTCACCATGTGGCTGCCGCTGAATTGA
- a CDS encoding TetR/AcrR family transcriptional regulator → MCAGARSKGAACVGGATGSKRVPRAVREQQMLDAGVRAFARSGYQNASMDDIAELAGVSKPLVYLYLNSKEELFTACIRREAAALVTAVRAAVERDAQLWSGLSGFFAHAAEHPEGWTLLHVQARTHGQPYAREVAAMRAEIVEFVTQLIGAAAREHARGAARARTLAGTEVSGLAHALVGAAESLADWAGDGRAGGHSAQEAAATLMNFAWAGLGNLLQGTGWSPDRVG, encoded by the coding sequence ATGTGTGCGGGGGCACGATCGAAGGGGGCGGCCTGCGTGGGCGGGGCGACGGGGAGCAAGCGCGTACCACGGGCGGTGCGGGAGCAGCAGATGCTGGACGCGGGGGTGCGGGCCTTCGCGCGCAGCGGCTATCAGAACGCCTCGATGGACGACATCGCCGAGCTGGCCGGGGTTTCCAAACCGCTGGTCTATCTCTATCTCAACTCCAAGGAAGAGCTGTTCACGGCGTGCATACGGCGGGAGGCCGCGGCGCTGGTGACCGCGGTGCGCGCCGCCGTGGAGCGGGACGCGCAGTTGTGGAGCGGGCTGAGCGGCTTCTTCGCGCATGCGGCCGAACATCCCGAGGGCTGGACGCTGTTGCATGTGCAGGCCCGCACGCATGGGCAGCCCTACGCGCGCGAAGTGGCCGCGATGCGGGCGGAGATCGTGGAGTTCGTGACGCAGCTGATCGGGGCGGCGGCGCGGGAGCACGCCCGCGGCGCGGCGCGCGCCCGGACCCTCGCGGGCACCGAGGTGTCCGGGCTCGCGCACGCGCTGGTGGGCGCGGCCGAGTCGCTCGCGGACTGGGCGGGCGACGGAAGAGCGGGCGGGCACTCGGCCCAGGAGGCCGCGGCCACCCTGATGAACTTCGCCTGGGCCGGGTTGGGGAATCTGCTCCAGGGGACGGGATGGTCGCCCGATCGGGTCGGGTGA
- a CDS encoding UbiX family flavin prenyltransferase: protein MSRRRPWVVGVSGASGTPYAASVLRALLAAGEAVDLVVSRASRLTLLDETGIGFRDAHWREDLRRWLSRGADGRPDAFEVPAEVADVAHWAAGDLAAGPSSGSYPTKGMLIVPASTACVAGVALGLSKDLLQRAASVTLKERRKLVVAVRETPLNGQTLKALVSLDEAGAVVLPASPAFYAGATHIQDLVDFVAGRVLDAAGVPHKLYRRWEGELGGDRDRGTA, encoded by the coding sequence GTGAGCCGGCGCCGTCCCTGGGTGGTCGGCGTGTCCGGCGCGTCCGGGACGCCGTACGCCGCCTCGGTGCTGCGCGCGCTGCTGGCGGCGGGGGAGGCCGTCGACCTCGTGGTCAGCAGGGCGTCACGGCTGACGCTGCTGGACGAGACGGGAATCGGATTCCGGGACGCCCACTGGCGCGAGGATCTGCGCCGCTGGCTTTCGCGGGGTGCGGACGGCAGGCCCGACGCCTTCGAGGTGCCCGCCGAGGTCGCGGACGTGGCCCACTGGGCGGCCGGGGACCTGGCGGCCGGGCCGTCCTCCGGCTCGTATCCGACCAAGGGGATGCTGATCGTCCCGGCCAGCACCGCGTGTGTGGCCGGGGTGGCGCTCGGGCTGTCCAAGGATCTGCTCCAGCGGGCCGCGAGCGTGACGCTCAAGGAACGGCGCAAGCTCGTGGTGGCGGTGCGCGAGACGCCGCTGAACGGGCAGACCCTCAAGGCTCTGGTGTCGCTGGATGAGGCGGGCGCGGTGGTGCTGCCCGCCTCGCCGGCGTTCTACGCGGGGGCGACGCATATCCAGGATCTGGTGGACTTCGTCGCGGGGCGGGTGCTGGACGCGGCGGGGGTGCCGCACAAGCTGTACCGCCGGTGGGAGGGGGAGCTCGGTGGGGACCGGGACCGGGGAACGGCCTAG
- a CDS encoding DUF4229 domain-containing protein yields the protein MSFTPSAMFRYTLMRLGIFVGSFLVIWGLVYVRVLPSGLGSSNLFWVALLALVVSAPLSWVMLRRQRDAVAVQVAEKVDRAKERLAANQSQEDGV from the coding sequence GTGTCCTTCACGCCGAGTGCCATGTTCCGCTACACCCTCATGCGCTTGGGAATCTTCGTCGGCTCGTTCCTGGTCATCTGGGGCCTGGTCTACGTGCGGGTGCTGCCCTCCGGCCTCGGCAGCTCCAACCTCTTCTGGGTGGCGCTGCTCGCGCTGGTCGTCTCCGCGCCGCTGAGCTGGGTGATGCTGCGCAGGCAGCGGGACGCCGTGGCCGTCCAGGTCGCCGAGAAGGTGGACCGCGCCAAGGAGCGGCTGGCGGCGAACCAGAGCCAGGAGGACGGCGTCTGA
- the mqnP gene encoding menaquinone biosynthesis prenyltransferase MqnP, which produces MSADSATSDLFGPEPAPPGRVRAFLRLVMIEHSVFALPFAYTAALTAMHLWDGTVHWTRLLLITVAMVGMRTFAMACNRIIDREIDARNPRTAGRELVTGAVSVRTAWTGAFIALAVFLGSAALLGPLCLALAPFAVVPMVVYPYGKRFTDFPHAILGLAQAIGPVGAWIGVTGEWSWDAVILGLAIGIWIGGFDLIYACQDVAADRAHGVRSVPARFGIAGALYGARVCHVVTTALLVWYALATDAGAFFWVGLVIVAVAFGYEHTIVRPGDLSRLNRAFFTVNGFIGIALFACALLDLVVRGLSL; this is translated from the coding sequence GTGAGCGCCGATTCCGCAACCTCCGATCTCTTCGGCCCCGAACCGGCGCCGCCCGGGCGGGTCCGCGCCTTTCTGCGGCTGGTGATGATCGAGCACTCGGTCTTCGCGCTGCCCTTCGCCTACACGGCCGCGCTGACCGCGATGCATCTGTGGGACGGCACCGTCCACTGGACGCGGCTGCTGCTGATCACGGTCGCCATGGTGGGCATGCGCACCTTCGCGATGGCCTGCAACCGGATCATCGACCGCGAGATCGACGCCCGTAATCCGCGCACCGCAGGGCGTGAGCTGGTCACCGGCGCCGTGTCGGTGCGCACCGCCTGGACCGGCGCGTTCATCGCGCTCGCCGTCTTCCTGGGCTCGGCGGCGCTTCTGGGCCCGCTCTGCCTGGCGCTGGCGCCGTTCGCGGTGGTGCCGATGGTGGTCTATCCGTACGGCAAGCGGTTCACCGACTTTCCGCACGCCATCCTGGGGCTGGCCCAGGCCATCGGCCCGGTCGGCGCCTGGATCGGGGTCACCGGCGAGTGGTCGTGGGACGCGGTGATCCTCGGGCTCGCGATCGGCATCTGGATCGGCGGCTTCGACCTGATCTACGCCTGCCAGGACGTGGCGGCCGACCGGGCGCACGGGGTGCGGTCGGTGCCGGCCCGCTTCGGCATCGCGGGCGCCCTGTACGGGGCGCGCGTCTGCCATGTGGTCACCACGGCCCTGCTGGTCTGGTACGCGCTGGCCACGGACGCCGGGGCGTTCTTCTGGGTGGGGCTGGTGATCGTCGCGGTGGCGTTCGGGTACGAGCACACGATCGTGCGGCCCGGCGATCTGTCCCGGCTGAACCGCGCCTTCTTCACGGTCAACGGCTTCATCGGGATCGCCCTGTTCGCCTGCGCGCTCCTGGACCTCGTGGTGCGGGGCCTCAGCCTGTGA
- a CDS encoding UdgX family uracil-DNA binding protein (This protein belongs to the uracil DNA glycosylase superfamily, members of which act in excision repair of DNA. However, it belongs more specifically to UdgX branch, whose founding member was found to bind uracil in DNA (where it does not belong), without cleaving it, appears to promote DNA repair by a pathway involving RecA, rather than base excision.) has product MAGTNSPEDAYTAAPFVPDGADLGALREAAAGCRGCPLHRDTTQTVFGAGDPGARAMLVGEQPGDQEDRQGKPFVGPAGKVLDRALAEAGIDPGETYITNAVKHFKFTHVPERGKRRIHKPPSLRELSACGPWLEAEVELIGPEVIVALGATAGKALLGSSFRVTKERGTRLEGDASGPARGALIVPTIHPSAVLRADDREAVYGGLVADLRVAAEVLG; this is encoded by the coding sequence ATGGCCGGTACGAACAGCCCCGAGGACGCGTACACCGCCGCCCCCTTCGTCCCGGACGGCGCCGACCTGGGCGCGCTCCGGGAGGCGGCGGCCGGATGCCGCGGCTGCCCGCTGCACCGCGACACCACGCAGACGGTCTTCGGCGCCGGCGACCCGGGCGCCCGGGCCATGCTCGTGGGCGAGCAGCCGGGCGACCAGGAGGACCGGCAGGGCAAGCCCTTCGTGGGCCCGGCCGGCAAGGTCCTCGACCGGGCCCTGGCCGAGGCCGGGATCGATCCGGGCGAGACGTACATCACCAACGCCGTCAAGCACTTCAAGTTCACCCATGTCCCCGAGCGTGGCAAGCGGCGCATCCACAAGCCGCCGAGCCTGCGCGAGCTCTCGGCCTGCGGGCCCTGGCTGGAGGCCGAGGTGGAGCTGATCGGGCCCGAGGTGATCGTGGCGCTCGGCGCCACGGCCGGGAAGGCGCTGCTCGGCTCGTCGTTCCGGGTGACCAAGGAGCGCGGGACGCGGCTGGAGGGCGACGCGTCGGGACCGGCGCGCGGCGCCCTGATCGTCCCGACGATCCACCCCTCCGCCGTGCTGCGGGCCGATGACCGGGAGGCGGTGTACGGGGGGCTGGTGGCGGATCTGAGGGTCGCGGCGGAGGTGCTCGGCTGA
- a CDS encoding menaquinone biosynthesis decarboxylase translates to MAYDDLRSFLRALDKEGDLKRVKAEVDPYLEVGEIVDRVNKAGGPALLFENVKGSAMPLAMNVFGTDRRLLKALGLRSYDEISEKIGGLVKPELPQGFVGMREAFGKLGSMAHVPPKKVKEAPVQEVVLTGEDVDLDQLPALFTWPEDGGSFFNLGLTHTKHPETGVRNLGLYRLQRHDRRTIGMHWQIHKDSRNHYQVAARRGEKLPVAIAFGAPPAVTYASTAPLPGDIDEYLFAGFVQGRRVEMVDCKTVPLQVPAAAEVVIEGWLEPGKMLPEGPFGDHTGFYTPQEPFPALTIDCVTMRRRPLLQSIVVGRPPTEDGPLGRATERFFLPLLKIIIPDIVDYHLPESGGFHNCAIVSIDKKYPKHAQKVMHAIWGAHMMSLTKLIVVVDADCDVHDLHEVSWRALGNTDYGRDLTVVDGPVDHLDHASYQQFWGGKAGIDATAKWPEEGYTRDGGWPRMVMSDPEIADRVTKRWKEYGL, encoded by the coding sequence ATGGCTTATGACGATCTTCGTTCCTTTCTGCGGGCGCTCGACAAGGAAGGCGACCTCAAGAGGGTCAAGGCCGAAGTCGATCCGTATCTGGAGGTCGGGGAGATCGTCGACCGGGTCAACAAGGCGGGCGGCCCCGCGCTGCTCTTCGAGAACGTCAAGGGCTCGGCGATGCCGCTGGCCATGAATGTCTTCGGCACCGACCGCCGCCTCCTCAAGGCCCTCGGACTCCGCTCGTACGACGAGATCAGCGAGAAGATCGGCGGGCTGGTCAAACCCGAGCTGCCGCAGGGATTCGTCGGTATGCGCGAGGCGTTCGGGAAGCTGGGCTCGATGGCCCATGTGCCGCCGAAGAAGGTGAAGGAGGCGCCCGTCCAGGAGGTGGTCCTCACCGGCGAGGACGTCGATCTGGACCAGCTTCCGGCGCTGTTCACCTGGCCCGAGGACGGCGGGTCGTTCTTCAACCTCGGCCTCACCCACACCAAGCACCCCGAGACCGGCGTGCGCAACCTCGGCCTCTACCGCCTCCAGCGCCATGACCGCCGCACCATCGGCATGCACTGGCAGATCCACAAGGACAGCCGCAACCACTACCAAGTGGCCGCCCGGCGCGGGGAGAAACTCCCGGTGGCGATCGCCTTCGGCGCGCCGCCCGCCGTGACCTACGCCTCGACCGCGCCGCTGCCCGGCGACATCGACGAGTACCTCTTCGCGGGGTTCGTCCAGGGCCGGCGGGTCGAGATGGTCGACTGCAAGACGGTGCCGCTCCAGGTCCCGGCGGCCGCCGAGGTCGTCATCGAGGGCTGGCTGGAGCCCGGAAAGATGCTGCCGGAGGGCCCGTTCGGCGACCACACGGGCTTCTACACGCCCCAGGAGCCGTTCCCGGCCCTGACCATCGACTGTGTGACGATGCGGCGGCGGCCGCTGCTCCAGTCGATCGTGGTGGGCCGTCCGCCGACCGAGGACGGACCGCTGGGGCGGGCGACCGAGCGGTTCTTCCTCCCGCTGCTCAAGATCATCATCCCGGACATCGTGGACTACCACCTCCCCGAGTCCGGCGGATTCCACAACTGCGCGATCGTCTCGATCGACAAGAAGTACCCCAAGCACGCGCAGAAGGTGATGCACGCCATCTGGGGCGCCCACATGATGTCGCTCACCAAGCTGATCGTCGTAGTCGACGCCGACTGCGATGTACACGATTTGCACGAGGTCTCCTGGCGCGCCCTCGGGAACACCGACTACGGCCGCGATCTGACCGTGGTCGATGGCCCCGTCGACCACCTCGACCACGCCTCGTACCAGCAGTTCTGGGGCGGCAAGGCGGGCATCGACGCCACCGCGAAATGGCCCGAGGAGGGCTATACGCGCGACGGCGGATGGCCCCGCATGGTCATGTCCGACCCGGAGATCGCCGATCGGGTGACAAAGCGATGGAAGGAGTACGGGCTGTGA
- a CDS encoding dicarboxylate/amino acid:cation symporter produces the protein MSSALKASPQGSSSFRLPKVPFWAQILLGLVLGVVLGWIARSGDVGWLVTTLDKIGSIFVQLLKLAVAPLVFFAILISITNLRNVNNAARLATRTLLWFMATSLIAVAIGLAIGLITNPGAGTDLTPKDGAKPDHAGSWLDFLTGIVPTDIITPFTELNVLQIVFIAAVAGVAALQLGEKAQPILTLSQSVLELLQKALWWVIRLAPLGTLGLIGTAIADYGWNLIGKYATFTADIYIGCALVMFGVYPLLLATVAKVNPLSFFKGAWPAIQLAFVSRSSVGTMPLTQKVTERLGVPKEYASFAVPFGSTTKMDGCASIYPAIAAIFIAQIFDVHLGIGDYLLIAFVSVIGSAATAGLTGATVMLTLTLSTLGLPLEGVGLLMAIDPVLDMMRTATNVAGQSLIPVIVSAREKILDHEAYAHASASPLDDYDEPERRLAAA, from the coding sequence TTGTCGTCCGCCCTCAAGGCGTCCCCCCAGGGGTCGTCGTCCTTCCGCCTGCCCAAGGTGCCCTTCTGGGCACAGATCCTGCTGGGCCTCGTCCTCGGTGTGGTGCTGGGCTGGATCGCCCGCAGCGGTGATGTCGGCTGGCTGGTCACCACGCTCGACAAGATCGGTTCGATCTTCGTCCAGCTGCTGAAGCTGGCCGTCGCCCCGCTGGTCTTCTTCGCGATCCTGATCTCGATCACCAATCTGCGGAACGTCAACAACGCCGCCCGGCTGGCGACCCGCACCCTGCTGTGGTTCATGGCCACCTCGCTCATAGCCGTCGCCATCGGCCTCGCGATCGGCCTGATCACCAACCCGGGCGCCGGCACCGATCTGACCCCCAAGGACGGCGCCAAGCCCGACCATGCGGGCTCCTGGCTGGACTTCCTCACCGGGATCGTGCCGACCGACATCATCACCCCGTTCACCGAGCTGAACGTCCTGCAGATCGTCTTCATCGCCGCCGTCGCGGGCGTCGCGGCCCTCCAGCTCGGCGAGAAGGCCCAGCCGATCCTCACCCTGAGCCAGTCGGTGCTGGAACTGCTCCAGAAGGCCCTGTGGTGGGTCATCCGCCTCGCCCCGCTGGGCACCCTCGGCCTCATCGGCACCGCCATCGCCGACTACGGCTGGAACCTGATCGGCAAGTACGCGACCTTCACCGCCGACATCTACATCGGCTGCGCGCTGGTGATGTTCGGCGTCTACCCGCTGCTGCTCGCGACGGTCGCCAAGGTCAACCCCCTGAGCTTCTTCAAGGGCGCCTGGCCCGCCATCCAGCTCGCCTTCGTCTCCCGCTCCTCGGTCGGCACCATGCCGCTGACCCAGAAGGTCACCGAGCGGCTGGGCGTCCCCAAGGAGTACGCCTCCTTCGCGGTGCCCTTCGGCTCGACGACGAAGATGGACGGCTGCGCCTCGATCTACCCGGCGATCGCCGCGATCTTCATCGCCCAGATCTTCGACGTCCACCTCGGCATCGGCGACTACCTCCTGATCGCCTTCGTCTCGGTCATCGGCTCCGCCGCCACCGCCGGCCTTACGGGCGCCACGGTCATGCTGACCCTGACCCTCTCCACCCTGGGCCTCCCCCTGGAGGGCGTCGGCCTGCTGATGGCCATCGACCCGGTGCTGGACATGATGCGGACCGCCACCAACGTGGCCGGCCAGTCGCTGATCCCGGTGATCGTCTCGGCCCGCGAGAAGATCCTCGACCACGAGGCGTACGCACACGCCAGCGCGTCCCCGCTGGACGACTACGACGAGCCGGAGCGCCGGCTCGCCGCCGCGTAA
- a CDS encoding DMT family transporter: protein MAWVLLLIAGLFEICWSIGMKLSDGFTRLWPSVFTVAGLIVSMGLLSVAVKSLPIGTAYGVWVGIGAVGTALLGMILFQEPVTPGRIFFLLLLVVAIVGLEATAGE from the coding sequence ATGGCATGGGTGCTGCTGCTCATCGCCGGACTGTTCGAGATCTGCTGGTCGATCGGCATGAAGCTGAGCGACGGCTTCACCCGGCTGTGGCCCAGCGTGTTCACCGTCGCCGGTCTGATCGTGAGCATGGGGCTGCTGAGCGTGGCGGTGAAGAGCCTGCCCATCGGCACCGCGTACGGCGTCTGGGTGGGCATCGGCGCGGTCGGCACCGCGCTGCTGGGCATGATCCTCTTCCAGGAACCGGTCACCCCGGGCCGGATCTTCTTCCTGCTCCTGCTGGTGGTCGCCATCGTGGGGCTGGAGGCCACGGCCGGCGAGTGA
- a CDS encoding lipase family protein codes for MRIRTTVLAALAALALASAPPAAAAVSGAPAAGTGRPGDIVTSAPTAFRTLPGVPTATRAWHITYRSTTATGRPDVVSGTVIVPDDGKQGPRPLLTWGIGAVGLSDDCAVSGRFPQGTSIEAQLIDLALRRGWAIAVTDYEGLGTPGDHTYTAGRSEGHTVLDAARAAQRLPEAGLSPDAPVGIMGYSQGGQAAGWAAELHASYAPELRLKGTAAGGVPADLPTTLAYNDGGAGAGLALMALTGQDAAFPALRLDAYLNDRGRGYVDFMKRNCVALSTIAGLFQHMSEVTVRDPLADPAWQLAVRSSYLGTRSPDRPVYLYQGLVDELIPYRVGEALRTRWCAQGVPVEWQDYPLDHVTTALTGVPAALDWMAGRLADEPTRGNCTA; via the coding sequence ATGCGCATCCGCACCACCGTGCTCGCCGCCCTCGCCGCACTGGCCCTGGCCTCGGCGCCGCCCGCCGCCGCGGCCGTATCGGGCGCCCCGGCCGCCGGCACCGGCAGACCCGGCGACATCGTCACCTCCGCCCCCACCGCCTTCCGGACGCTGCCCGGGGTGCCGACGGCGACCAGGGCATGGCACATCACCTACCGCTCGACCACCGCCACCGGCCGCCCCGACGTCGTCTCCGGCACGGTCATCGTCCCCGACGACGGCAAACAGGGCCCCCGGCCGCTCCTCACCTGGGGCATCGGCGCCGTCGGCCTCTCCGACGACTGCGCGGTCTCCGGCCGGTTCCCGCAGGGCACCTCGATCGAGGCCCAGCTGATCGACTTGGCGCTCCGCCGTGGCTGGGCGATCGCCGTCACCGACTACGAGGGGCTGGGTACCCCGGGCGACCACACCTATACGGCCGGCCGGTCCGAGGGCCATACCGTCCTGGACGCGGCGCGCGCCGCCCAGCGCCTTCCGGAGGCCGGACTCTCACCGGACGCTCCCGTCGGCATCATGGGCTACTCCCAGGGCGGCCAGGCGGCCGGCTGGGCCGCCGAACTGCACGCCTCGTACGCCCCCGAGCTGCGGCTGAAGGGCACGGCCGCCGGAGGCGTGCCCGCCGATCTCCCCACGACGCTCGCCTACAACGACGGCGGAGCCGGTGCCGGGCTCGCCCTTATGGCGCTCACCGGACAGGACGCGGCCTTCCCCGCACTGCGGCTCGACGCGTACCTCAACGACCGGGGCCGCGGCTATGTGGACTTCATGAAGCGGAACTGCGTGGCCCTCAGCACCATCGCGGGGCTCTTCCAGCACATGTCCGAGGTGACCGTAAGGGACCCACTCGCCGACCCGGCCTGGCAACTCGCTGTGCGGTCCTCGTACTTGGGCACCCGCTCCCCGGACCGCCCCGTCTACCTCTACCAGGGCCTGGTGGACGAGCTGATCCCGTACCGGGTCGGCGAGGCGCTGCGCACCCGCTGGTGCGCCCAGGGCGTGCCGGTGGAGTGGCAGGACTATCCGCTCGACCATGTCACCACGGCGCTGACCGGCGTGCCAGCGGCCCTGGACTGGATGGCCGGACGGCTGGCGGACGAGCCGACACGGGGCAACTGCACCGCCTGA
- a CDS encoding Lrp/AsnC family transcriptional regulator — MDAVDRQLIQALRENGRASYAELGRLVGLSGPSVTDRINRLEAAGVITGYRATVDAASLGLGVTALIGIQLSDATDHEEVAHRMRELAEIEDCWFIAGDDSYMLKVRASDVDGLERTIRRLSGTKGVSRTRTTIVLSTKWENRVGELPEDIEA, encoded by the coding sequence ATGGACGCGGTGGACAGGCAGCTCATCCAGGCCCTGCGGGAGAACGGCCGGGCCTCGTACGCGGAGCTGGGCAGGCTGGTCGGCCTCTCCGGGCCCAGCGTTACGGACCGGATCAACCGCCTGGAGGCCGCCGGGGTGATCACCGGTTATCGCGCGACCGTCGACGCCGCCTCCCTCGGACTGGGCGTCACCGCCCTGATCGGCATCCAGCTCTCGGACGCCACCGACCACGAGGAGGTGGCCCACCGGATGCGCGAGCTCGCCGAGATCGAGGACTGCTGGTTCATCGCGGGCGACGACTCCTACATGCTCAAGGTGCGCGCCTCCGACGTGGACGGCCTGGAGCGGACCATCCGCCGGCTCTCCGGCACCAAGGGCGTCTCCCGTACCCGCACCACGATCGTGCTCTCCACCAAGTGGGAGAACCGGGTCGGCGAGCTTCCCGAGGACATCGAGGCGTAG